From a region of the Arachis ipaensis cultivar K30076 chromosome B09, Araip1.1, whole genome shotgun sequence genome:
- the LOC107619128 gene encoding uncharacterized protein LOC107619128, whose amino-acid sequence MDTIKHRTVEVNGIKMHVAEKGEGPVVLFLHGFPELWYSWRHQILGLSSLGYRTIAPDLRGYGDTEAPGSVTSYTCFHLVGDVIALIDSLGVEKVFVVGHDWGAIIGWYLCLFRPDRVKAYVCLSVPFRPFLGRDPKIKTVDGFRAACGDDFYICRFQEPGKMESEFARVDTAYLFKNILTTRLTEAPIFPKGEYGNGFNPNPQETLPSWLSEQDIAYYVSKFENTGFTGAINYYRNLNINWELTAPWTGVGISNVPVKFIIGSVDLVYNFPGVKEYIHNGGFKKDVPNLEEVVVQNGVAHFNNQEAAEDVNNHIYQFINKF is encoded by the exons ATGGATACCATAAAGCACAGAACGGTGGAAGTCAACGGCATAAAGATGCACGTGGCGGAGAAAGGAGAAGGCCCGGTGGTTCTTTTCCTGCACGGCTTCCCGGAGCTGTGGTACTCGTGGCGCCACCAGATATTGGGCCTCAGCTCCCTAGGCTACCGCACTATAGCCCCAGACCTGCGGGGCTATGGTGATACGGAAGCACCGGGGTCGGTGACGAGCTACACGTGCTTCCACCTGGTGGGTGATGTGATAGCTCTGATTGATTCTCTTGGCGTAGAGAAAGTGTTTGTGGTCGGACATGATTGGGGGGCCATCATCGGTTGGTACCTCTGCTTGTTCCGACCGGACAGAGTTAAGGCTTATGTTTGCCTCAGTGTCCCTTTCCGACCGTTTCTTGGAAGAGACCCAAAAATCAAGACGGTTGACGGTTTCCGGGCCGCATGTGGAGATGATTTTTACATATGCAGGTTCCAG GAACCAGGGAAGATGGAATCTGAGTTTGCTCGAGTTGACACAGCTTATCTGTTCAAGAACATACTTACAACTCGCTTAACTGAAGCCCCAATATTTCCAAAGGGAGAGTACGGAAATGGTTTTAATCCAAATCCTCAAGAGACATTGCCCTCTTGGCTCTCAGAACAAGATATTGCTTATTATGTCTCTAAATTTGAGAACACAGGCTTCACTGGAGCTATAAACTACTATAGAAATCTCAACAT AAACTGGGAACTAACAGCACCATGGACCGGGGTAGGAATCAGCAATGTGCCAGTGAAGTTCATCATAGGTAGTGTGGATTTGGTGTACAATTTCCCAGGGGTGAAAGAGTATATTCACAACGGTGGTTTCAAGAAAGACGTGCCTAATTTAGAGGAAGTGGTTGTGCAAAACGGAGTGGCTCACTTCAATAATCAAGAAGCAGCAGAGGATGTGAACAACCACATTTACCAGTTTATTAACAAGTTCTAG
- the LOC107618985 gene encoding 60S ribosomal protein L18 translates to MGIDLKAGGKSKKTKRTAPKSNDIYLKLLVKLYRFLVRRTNSNFNAVILKRLFMSKVNKPPLSLSRLIKYTKGKEGKIAVVVGTITDDIRVYDVPPLKVTALRFTETARARIEKAGGECITFDQLALRAPLGQNTVLLRGPKNAREAVKHFGPAPGVPHSHTKPYVRSKGRKFEKARGRRNSRGFRV, encoded by the exons Atg GGGATCGATCTGAAGGCTGGAGGTAAGAGCAAGAAGACCAAAAGAACAGCACCAAAGTCCAATGATATCTACCTTAAGCTCTTGGTCAAG CTTTACCGGTTCCTTGTGAGGAGAACTAACAGCAACTTCAATGCTGTAATATTGAAGCGCTTGTTCATGAGCAAGGTTAACAAGCCTCCACTATCTTTGTCAAGGCTGATTAAGTATACCAAGGGGAAg GAAGGTAAGATTGCAGTGGTGGTTGGGACTATAACTGATGATATTCGTGTATATGATGTTCCACCCTTGAAAGTTACCGCACTCAGGTTTACTGAGACTGCTCGTGCAAGAATAGAGAAGGCTGGTGGTGAATGCATTACATTCGATCAGTTGGCTCTTAGGGCCCCTCTTGGACAGAACACG GTCCTTCTTAGAGGCCCGAAGAATGCTCGAGAAGCCGTGAAGCACTTTGGTCCCGCACCTGGTGTGCCACACAGCCACACCAAGCCTTATGTGCGATCAAAGGGAAGGAAGTTTGAGAAGGCTAGAGGAAGGAGGAACAGcagagggtttagggtttga